A part of Synchiropus splendidus isolate RoL2022-P1 chromosome 19, RoL_Sspl_1.0, whole genome shotgun sequence genomic DNA contains:
- the si:ch211-139g16.8 gene encoding uncharacterized protein si:ch211-139g16.8 isoform X1 → MASWFWLALLLTRLSLTESVTQAENCIFQRPTPIWKKTGHDANLTCKVKENCFTSDLDFQWFIFKEDSHFLLSNKHDPRFTFSGSSLIIKSTNANDSGIYHCAALERGGAKSGAQYVGTGSILVVKDNITPVSYILLWVLLALMLVYSLAVVTLIILKKQGCKFDTSKPGGKKNSTRKMAFREVLQEMYSRKTVRSNSNQRHVEVPTSHCNTSVDNTYENI, encoded by the exons ATGGCCTCGTGGTTTTGGCTAGCGCTCCTGCTGACACGCCTGTCACTCACAG AAAGCGTGACTCAAGcagaaaactgcatttttcaacGACCGACTCCCATCTGGAAGAAGACGGGGCACGACGCCAACCTGACGTGTAAAGTCAAGGAAAACTGCTTCACCTCGGACTTAGATTTCCAATggtttattttcaaagaggacagtcatttccttctgaGCAACAAGCATGACCCGAGGTTCACCTTCAGTGGATCCTCTTTGATCATCAAATCCACAAACGCCAACGACAGTGGGATCTATCACTGCGCTGCGCTAGAGAGAGGGGGTGCAAAGTCTGGAGCGCAGTATGTCGGCACAGGTTCCATCCTGGTGGTAAAAG ATAACATCACACCTGTCAGTTATATCCTGCTGTGGGTACTGCTGGCCCTCATGCTTGTCTACAGTCTCGCCGTTGTGACGCTCATCATCCTCAAGAAG CAGGGCTGCAAGTTTGACACCAGCAAACCTGGAGGGAAG AAAAACTCAACAAGAAAAATGGCCTTCCGTGAGGTGCTGCAGGAGATGTACAGCAGAAAGACGGTGCGCAGCAATAGCAACCAGAGACACGTTGAG GTCCCAACTTCCCACTGCAACACATCGGTCGATAACACCTACGAAAATATTTAA
- the si:ch211-139g16.8 gene encoding uncharacterized protein si:ch211-139g16.8 isoform X2: protein MASWFWLALLLTRLSLTESVTQAENCIFQRPTPIWKKTGHDANLTCKVKENCFTSDLDFQWFIFKEDSHFLLSNKHDPRFTFSGSSLIIKSTNANDSGIYHCAALERGGAKSGAQYVGTGSILVVKDNITPVSYILLWVLLALMLVYSLAVVTLIILKKGCKFDTSKPGGKKNSTRKMAFREVLQEMYSRKTVRSNSNQRHVEVPTSHCNTSVDNTYENI from the exons ATGGCCTCGTGGTTTTGGCTAGCGCTCCTGCTGACACGCCTGTCACTCACAG AAAGCGTGACTCAAGcagaaaactgcatttttcaacGACCGACTCCCATCTGGAAGAAGACGGGGCACGACGCCAACCTGACGTGTAAAGTCAAGGAAAACTGCTTCACCTCGGACTTAGATTTCCAATggtttattttcaaagaggacagtcatttccttctgaGCAACAAGCATGACCCGAGGTTCACCTTCAGTGGATCCTCTTTGATCATCAAATCCACAAACGCCAACGACAGTGGGATCTATCACTGCGCTGCGCTAGAGAGAGGGGGTGCAAAGTCTGGAGCGCAGTATGTCGGCACAGGTTCCATCCTGGTGGTAAAAG ATAACATCACACCTGTCAGTTATATCCTGCTGTGGGTACTGCTGGCCCTCATGCTTGTCTACAGTCTCGCCGTTGTGACGCTCATCATCCTCAAGAAG GGCTGCAAGTTTGACACCAGCAAACCTGGAGGGAAG AAAAACTCAACAAGAAAAATGGCCTTCCGTGAGGTGCTGCAGGAGATGTACAGCAGAAAGACGGTGCGCAGCAATAGCAACCAGAGACACGTTGAG GTCCCAACTTCCCACTGCAACACATCGGTCGATAACACCTACGAAAATATTTAA
- the kdelr2a gene encoding ER lumen protein-retaining receptor 2 — protein sequence MNVFRLTGDLSHLAAIIILLLKIWKSRSCSGISGKSQILFALVFTTRYLDLLSSFISLYNTCMKVIYIGCAYATVYLIYAKFRATYDGNHDSFRVEFLIVPVGGLSVLINHDFSILEILWTFSIYLESVAILPQLFMISKTGEAETITTHYLFCLGLYRALYLFNWIWRFYFEGFFDLIAIVAGIVQTVLYCDFFYLYVTKVLKGKKLSLPA from the exons ATGAACGTCTTCCGGCTGACAGGAGACCTCTCGCATCTGGCTGCGatcatcatcctgctgctgaAAATATGGAAAAGCAGGTCGTGTTCAG GTATCTCAGGAAAGAGCCAAATCCTTTTTGCTCTGGTCTTCACCACTCGCTACTTGGATCTGCTCAGTTCATTCATCTCTCTGTACAACACGTGCATGAAG GTGATCTACATCGGATGTGCATACGCTACCGTTTACCTGATCTACGCCAAGTTCAGGGCCACATACGACGGCAATCATGACAGTTTCAGAGTGGAGTTCCTGATCGTCCCTGTGGGGGGGCTGTCTGTCCTCATCAACCATGACTTTTCCATCCTGGAG ATCCTGTGGACGTTCTCCATCTACCTGGAGTCGGTGGCCATTCTGCCTCAGCTCTTCATGATCAGCAAAACCGGCGAGGCTGAGACCATTACCACCCACTACCTGTTCTGCCTGGGCCTTTACCGGGCGCTTTATCTCTTCAATTGGATCTGGCGTTTCTACTTCGAGGGCTTCTTCGACCTGATCGCCATCGTGGCAGGCATCGTCCAGACCGTCCTCTACTGCGACTTCTTCTACCTTTACGTCACTAAAG TGTTGAAAGGGAAGAAGCTGAGCCTCCCGGCATAA
- the LOC128750978 gene encoding lipid droplet assembly factor 1-like, with amino-acid sequence MESSGVSEQLKESWVTLSSDPRVSQLLNTRVGQYMTRHPSVALAVLLFSVLSALPVGLFLVFACVSILISFVGFVFFQVVLLFGVGVTLLSVLSGLAVFSVMTSVMVTVSYFTISNILTYFYPHSAPEVQEEDSVTKN; translated from the exons ATGGAGTCCAGCGGTGTGTCTGAGCAGCTGAAGGAGAGTTGGGTGACCCTGAGCAGCGACCCCAGG GTTTCACAGCTCCTGAACACCCGGGTGGGTCAGTACATGACCCGCCACCCGTCCGTCGCCCTGGCCGTGCTGCTCTTCAGCGTCCTGTCTGCGCTGCCTGTCGGACTCTTCCTCGTTTTCGCCTGCGTCTCCATCCTCATCTCCTTCGTGGGGTTTGTTTTCTTCCAAG TGGTGCTGTTGTTCGGGGTGGGAGTGACGCTCCTCTCTGTCCTGTCCGGGCTCGCGGTCTTCTCCGTGATGACGTCAGTGATGGTCACAGTGTCTTACTtcaccatctccaacattctcacCTACTTTTATCCTCACTCGGCTCCT GAAGTCCAGGAGGAGGACAGTGTCACCAAGAACTGA
- the gpr139 gene encoding probable G-protein coupled receptor 139, translating into MEHSHIFPVYSPNDSSWSPGQPGGPQGCPLGPLPVIYYSILLCLGLPANILTVVILSQLVLRRQKSSYNYLLALAAADILVLLLIVFVDFILEDFILATPLPPSINSAVQVLEFSSIHTSIWITVPLTIDRYIAVCHPLRYHTVSYPARTRRVILAVYIGCLLSAVPYYWWPELWHSLSGAGRTGGTESNKRTVAQHVLVWAHCATVYLLPCTVFFSLNAIIVRKLRRRRNCFRLRGYSTGKTTAILLAITSLFAVLWAPRTLMILYHFYSSPPASPGAGRLLHMLTDLANMLALLNTAVNFFLYCFISKRFRGMAANVLRALVHCRKQPTPFYASHNFSITSSPWISPANSHCIKMLVYQYDKNGKPICISS; encoded by the exons ATGGAGCACAGTCACATCTTTCCTGTTTATTCTCCGAACGACAGCAGCTGGAGTCCCGGGCAGCCCGGGGGACCCCAAGGGTGCCCCCTcggaccactgcctgtcatctACTACAGCATCCTTCTCTGTCTTGGCCTTCCAG ccAACATCCTGACAGTGGTCATCCTGTCCCAGCTGGTGCTGCGCCGTCAGAAGTCTTCATACAACTATCTCCTGGCTTTAGCCGCTGCCGACATTCTTGTCCTGCTCCTCATCGTTTTCGTCGACTTCATATTGGAAGACTTCATCTTGGCCACTCCTCTGCCTCCATCCATCAATAGCGCGGTGCAGGTCCTGGAGTTCTCCTCCATCCACACGTCGATCTGGATCACCGTTCCGCTCACCATCGACAGATACATCGCGGTTTGCCACCCGCTGCGTTACCACACGGTGTCCTACCCTGCACGCACGCGCCGGGTGATACTCGCCGTTTATATTGGTTGCTTGCTGTCGGCGGTTCCGTATTATTGGTGGCCTGAGCTTTGGCACAGTTTGTCTGGTGCTGGAAGAACTGGTGGGACTGAGAGCAACAAAAGAACCGTCGCCCAGCACGTCCTGGTGTGGGCTCATTGCGCAACCGTCTACCTCCTCCCTTGCACCGTCTTCTTCTCCCTCAATGCCATCATCGTCCGAAAGCTCCGCAGACGCCGTAACTGCTTCCGACTCCGAGGATACTCCACTGGCAAAACCACCGCTATCCTCCTTGCTATCACCTCTTTATTCGCCGTCCTGTGGGCACCACGCACCCTTATGATCCTCTACCACTTCTACTCTTCGCCTCCGGCATCACCAGGTGCCGGCCGGCTCCTCCACATGCTCACCGACCTGGCCAACATGTTGGCCTTGCTGAACACGGCGGTCAATTTCTTTCTCTACTGCTTCATCAGCAAGCGTTTCAGGGGGATGGCGGCGAACGTCCTGCGCGCGCTGGTCCACTGCCGGAAGCAGCCGACGCCATTCTACGCCAGCCACAATTTCTCCATCACAAGCAGCCCTTGGATCTCACCAGCCAACTCTCACTGCATCAAGATGTTGGTGTACCAGTACGACAAAAACGGAAAGCCTATATGCATATCGTCCTGA
- the proza gene encoding protein Z, vitamin K-dependent plasma glycoprotein a yields the protein MTSSPLYAALLGLLLVVDAQEPQTVFLDKQQASAVISRHKRSDSSNLEKVCMEKICTYEEARKVFQDSYRTDIFWSVYVDGDQCLDKPCKNGGMCSDSVGGYDCICKSGFTGIHCENDTTLCTLEKDKGCTQFCKPGYTSPECSCAHGWRLTSDRITCAAAVPYPCGKVYSQWDERKTTNAASGYLGLPCRGTECPWQAMLKDYGSEDFCSGVILKENLVLTSAQCASKFKTFQVVVGKRKRTFDDDEQTINVKKVTLHPRYVEGRAEYDLAVVELQGRITFTREVVPACLPEKDFAENFLLKSAALVTGWKTGDDSPLMFNHLEYESLSQCLQTHPEIITNKMGCTGARANADCTMGSGSPLLALHRGVVYLTGVLSEPAGLSCSKGYVFQKVSRNLGWIQKFMKN from the exons ATGACCTCCTCACCCTTGTATGCGGCTCTTCTGGGTCTCCTGCTGGTTGTGGACGCGCAGGAACCCCAGACAG TGTTCTTGGATAAACAGCAAGCCAGTGCTGTGATTTCCCGCCATAAGAGGAGCGACTCCTCCAACCTGGAGAAAGTCTGCATGGAGAAGATATGCACCTATGAAGAGGCCAGAAAAGTCTTCCAGGACTCATATCGAACG GACATCTTCTGGTCCGTCTATGTTG ATGGAGATCAGTGCTTAGACAAGCCGTGCAAAAACGGAGGCATGTGTTCTGACAGCGTGGGAGGCTACGACTGCATCTGCAAGTCAGGCTTCACCGGAATCCACTGTGAAAACG ATACCACGTTGTGCACGCTGGAGAAGGACAAGGGCTGCACTCAGTTCTGTAAGCCGGGCTACACCAGCCCAGAGTGCTCGTGTGCGCACGGATGGAGGCTGACCAGCGACAGGATCACGTGTGCAGCGGCAG TGCCGTACCCTTGTGGGAAGGTGTACAGTCAATGGGACGAGAGAAAGACCACCAACGCAGCCAGTGGCTATCTGGGACTCCCCTGCAGGGGTACCGAGTGTCCCTGGCAG GCCATGCTCAAAGATTACGGCTCAGAGGACTTCTGCAGCGGAGTCATCCTGAAGGAGAACCTGGTCTTGACTTCAGCTCAGTGCGCCAGCAAGTTCAAAACCTTCCAGGTGGTCGTCG GTAAACGCAAGAGAACATTTGATGACGACGAGCAGACGATTAACGTGAAGAAGGTTACGCTCCACCCGCGATACGTGGAAGGACGTGCTGAGTACGACCTTGCTGTGGTGGAGCTCCAAGGTCGCATCACTTTCACGCGTGAGGTGGTCCCTGCTTGTCTGCCAGAGAAAGACTTCGCCGAGAACTTCCTGTTGAAGTCTGCCGCCTTGGTCACCGGCTGGAAAACTGGCGATGACTCGCCGCTGATGTTCAACCACCTGGAGTACGAGAGTCTGAGCCAGTGTTTGCAGACTCACCCTGAAATCATCACCAATAAAATGGGCTGCACCGGCGCTCGCGCGAACGCCGACTGCACCATGGGCAGCGGCAGCCCCCTGCTGGCCCTGCACAGGGGGGTGGTCTACCTCACCGGAGTGCTGAGCGAGCCGGCGGGACTCAGCTGCTCCAAAGGCTACGTGTTCCAGAAAGTGTCGCGAAATCTCGGCTGGATTCAGAAGTTCATGAAAAACTAG